The genomic region ATATACATAATATTTATCCTTCATTCTTCCTTCAATTTTTAATGAATCAACACCACTTTTTATTAACTCTGGCAAACTATTTAATAATGATATATCTCTTGTTGAAAGTAAAAATCCATCATCAATTTTATTTAAATTATTATCAAGTATTTGATATCTCATTCTACAAGGTTGAGCACATTTGCCTCTATTACCACTTCTTTGCCCTACAATACTACTAAAAAGACATTGTCCAGAGTAACAAAAACATAATGCACCGTGAATAAAAATCTCCAATTCGATATCAGTTTCTTTTTTTATATTTCTAATTTCATTTAAACTTAATTCTCTTGCAAGAACAACTCTTTTAAAGCCTAATTCTTTTAATAAATTCACACCTTCGGAATTATGCACAGTCATTTGAGTACTAGCATGCAAGTTGATATTTGGTACATTATTTAGTAGTATTTTGCTAATGCCTAAATCTTGAACAATTATACCATCTATTCCTTGATTATAAGCATAATTTACTAAATCAATGGCTTTTTCTATTTCATCGTTAAATATTAATGTATTAAATGCAAGATAGATCTTTCTTTTACGTAAATGGCAAAAATTGATTGCTTCAATTAAGTTTTCTTTTGTAAAATTTTTTGCATTAGCCCTTGCTGAGAAATTCGATAATCCTATATATACAGTATCAGCTCCTGCTTTGACTGCTGCTATTAATTCATCCATACCTCCTGCTGGTGAGAGGAGTTCAATCTTTTTCATATTTATCACCCTTATATTTTAAATAAAAAAAGGGGATAATTCCCCCTATAAATTATCTATCATCAAATGTATTGATAAAATCATTCAGTTCCTTTTTTGTTGTTAATAATTCGTCTTTGAGTCTATCTATTTCTTGATTTTTTTCATCTATTATTTTATTTAATTCTTCTACTTTTTGTTTATATTCCTCAATTTGATTTAATAATTTTTGATTTAATTCTTCTTTTTCTTTCATTTGAGAATTATATGTATTAACAATCTGTTCGTTTTCACATTTAATTTTAATATTGTCTTCTAATAGTTTATCTATCTGATTAATCTTATCATTACATTCATTTAAATGCTTAAAATACTCATCAGCAATTAATAATGAGGCTAATACGGCCATTAATGCTGTTGATAATCTCGGTTCTGAATTCATAACTTCGTTCATCTTTTTATTAACATAATTTGATAGTTTTAATATATATTCATCATCTTCATCAGTTTTAAGCATATAGCTCATTCCAGCTATTTTTACTTCTATTCTTTTTATTTCATCCATGCCAAAATTTCTACCTCATATTATGTTTTACTATTATTATAGATATTTTTACGGTTTATTTCAATTATTTAATAGTATTTAATTATTCAATAATGTAAAATTGAGAAAATACATATTTTAAATTATGTCGATAATCTCTTTTAATAGTTTTGTAAAAATACCTTCTGATTTCTTTGCTATTTCGAAAACTTCTTTATCTGTAAGTATTTGATCAAGTATACCAGCAGCCATGTTAGTTATACATGATATCCCAAGTACTCTCATCTTAAGCTGCCTTGCTGCAATAACTTCTGGTACAGTCGACATACCTACAGCGTCTGCACCTAAAGTTTTTAACATTCTAATTTCTGCAGGAGTTTCAAAAGATGGACCTTTCAAAAAAGCATATACTCCTTCCTTATATTCAATGTTATTTTTATTGTAAATTATTCTTGCTTTTTCTATAAGTTCTTGATCATATGCATAAGTCATATCAAAAAATCTTTCACCAAAATCTAATGCATCTTTTCCTATAGCAGGATTTTCATTTGAAAGATTAATATGGTCATTAATAATCATTAAATCCCCAGGCATTAATTTACTTGATATTCCTCCTGCTGCATTAGTAACAATAAGTTTATTAACACCTAACAATCCAATTGTTCTTATTCCAATTACAACATCATTAATTGAATAGCCTTCATAAAGATGAAAACGGCCTTGAAATACTGCTATATAGCGATTTTCCAATTGTCCACATATTAAATTCCCTTTATGTCCTTTTGCTGTTGATTTTGGAAAATTAGGTATTTCTGAATAAGGTATTATTACTCTATCTTCTATGTATTCAGCAAAATTACCAAGTCCACTTCCTAATATTATAGCAATATCAGGTATTTTATTAATTTTGTTTTTTAAATATTGAACAGATTCCATTACTTTTTTAAAATACATAAATCTTTCCCCTTTACTTTTAATATATATAATGGCTGCCCATTTTGAGCAGCCATTACTGTATTAACTATTTCAACTCTGTTGGTATTTTTACCTTTCCAGCTTTTATATTTTTTATTATATCATTTATCTTATTTACAATATCCTTTGGTATACTCTTTGAGAATGAAATTCCAACACCATTATTCATAACATCAAAGTAATGTATACCACTTTTGAATTTTCCTTGATAAGTATCTTTAATAACAGAATATGTTGCAACGTCAACCTTTTTTAGTGATGAAAGCAAAACTGTTTTTGGTGATAAATAACTCTGATCAGCGTCGCATCCAACAGCGTATACTCCCTTTTCCTCAGCTGCTTTAATTACACCAATACCTGATTGTCCTGCTACCTGATATACAAAATCAGCACCTTCAGAGATTTCAGTTAATGCCACTTCCTTACCTGATGCTGGATCATCAAATTTCCCAGTATATTTGATTATAACTTTTGCATTTGGAATTTGATTCAATACACCAGCTTTAAATCCAGCAATATACCTATTAACTGGAGGAATTGCCATTCCTCCAACAACGCCAAAAGTATTTTTTCCTGTTGTTTTGCCGAATTTAGCTTTTTCAAGTAATGCTATAGCATTACCAACAAGATATCCACCTTGCTCCTCTCTAAATAAAGCAGAAGCAACATTTTTAATATTTGAGATATCAGAATCGATAATTAAGAATTTTGCTTTTGGATATTTTTGAGCAACCTCAACAACGGCATCATGCATTAAAAATCCAACAGCAATAATTAAATCATAATTTTCACGTGCTAATTTTGATAAGTTTGGAATATAATCTGTCATTTGTTTTGATTGAATAAGAGTTGCTTTAATTTTTAAATCCTTTTCAGCTCTTTTCATTCCTTCATA from Caldicellulosiruptoraceae bacterium PP1 harbors:
- a CDS encoding purine-nucleoside phosphorylase — translated: MYFKKVMESVQYLKNKINKIPDIAIILGSGLGNFAEYIEDRVIIPYSEIPNFPKSTAKGHKGNLICGQLENRYIAVFQGRFHLYEGYSINDVVIGIRTIGLLGVNKLIVTNAAGGISSKLMPGDLMIINDHINLSNENPAIGKDALDFGERFFDMTYAYDQELIEKARIIYNKNNIEYKEGVYAFLKGPSFETPAEIRMLKTLGADAVGMSTVPEVIAARQLKMRVLGISCITNMAAGILDQILTDKEVFEIAKKSEGIFTKLLKEIIDII
- the zapA gene encoding cell division protein ZapA — encoded protein: MDEIKRIEVKIAGMSYMLKTDEDDEYILKLSNYVNKKMNEVMNSEPRLSTALMAVLASLLIADEYFKHLNECNDKINQIDKLLEDNIKIKCENEQIVNTYNSQMKEKEELNQKLLNQIEEYKQKVEELNKIIDEKNQEIDRLKDELLTTKKELNDFINTFDDR
- a CDS encoding BMP family protein, which produces MKRFKSIISILLALIFIISSLLSVSLANSSSKKTNFKIALVTDIGGVNDRSFNQLAYEGMKRAEKDLKIKATLIQSKQMTDYIPNLSKLARENYDLIIAVGFLMHDAVVEVAQKYPKAKFLIIDSDISNIKNVASALFREEQGGYLVGNAIALLEKAKFGKTTGKNTFGVVGGMAIPPVNRYIAGFKAGVLNQIPNAKVIIKYTGKFDDPASGKEVALTEISEGADFVYQVAGQSGIGVIKAAEEKGVYAVGCDADQSYLSPKTVLLSSLKKVDVATYSVIKDTYQGKFKSGIHYFDVMNNGVGISFSKSIPKDIVNKINDIIKNIKAGKVKIPTELK